One Gossypium raimondii isolate GPD5lz chromosome 3, ASM2569854v1, whole genome shotgun sequence genomic window carries:
- the LOC105797208 gene encoding LOW QUALITY PROTEIN: probable beta-D-xylosidase 7 (The sequence of the model RefSeq protein was modified relative to this genomic sequence to represent the inferred CDS: substituted 1 base at 1 genomic stop codon), whose translation MKLRTPSLLYLVCITSLLFILSESTQPPFSCDASDPATKSYPFCETTLPITQRVRDLVSRLTLGEKISQLVNSAPAIPRLGIPDYQWWSEALHGLAVSRGMRFNGTIQSATSFPQVILTAASFDVHLWYRITXNLLQAVGIEGRAIYNVGQAMGLTFWAPNINIFRDPRWGRGQETPGEDPLVTGKYAVSYVRGIQGDSFEGGKLGENLQASACCKHFTAYDLDNWKGVTRYVFNANVSLQDLADTYQPPFHSCIEEGQASGVMCAYNRVNGVPNCADYNLLSKTARGQWGFNGYITADCDAVATIYEQQGYVKVPEDAAADVLKAGMDVDCGSYLLKYTKSAVEKRKLSLSEIDRALYNLFSIRMRLGLFNGNPVKQPFGNIGLDQICSQEHQNLALEAARNGIVLLKNAKKLLPLSKTETTSLAVIGPNADSEQTLLGNYAGPPCKTITPLKGLQSYVKDTRFHQGCSAVNCSSAFTDQAMNVATGADRVVLVMGLDQTQEREKFDRVDLVLPPKQQNLISAIARADKNPIILVLLSGGPVDISFAKNDPHIGSILWAAYPGEAGGRALAEIIFGDHNPGGRLPVTWYPQSYTNIPMTDMRMRPEPSFGYPGRTYRFYQGPKVFEFGYGLSYSNYTYEFLPVKRNKVYLHNQVSSHVVGNSNPPGYIPVSKIGTEVCDKIKHQVTVRVENNGEMAGKHSLLLFVRPANISNMRPVKQLVAFQSVNLKAGERAEIELELRPCEHLSLANEDGTMVIEEGSYFLSIGDKEIEIQAVK comes from the exons ATGAAGCTCCGAACTCCTTCGCTCCTTTACCTCGTTTGCATTACTTCATTGCTATTCATCTTATCTGAGTCGACTCAGCCTCCTTTCTCATGTGATGCATCTGACCCCGCAACCAAATCCTACCCTTTCTGCGAAACTACACTCCCCATCACCCAACGAGTTCGAGATTTGGTGTCCAGACTCACATTAGGCGAAAAGATATCCCAACTCGTTAACTCAGCCCCCGCCATTCCAAGACTTGGCATCCCTGACTATCAATGGTGGTCCGAAGCCTTACATGGTTTAGCTGTCAGCCGAGGCATGCGTTTCAATGGAACAATCCAATCAGCCACAAGTTTTCCACAAGTCATTCTCACCGCTGCTTCCTTTGATGTTCATCTTTGGTACCGCATC ACATGAAACCTTTTGCAGGCAGTTGGAATCGAAGGTAGAGCAATTTACAACGTTGGACAAGCCATGGGGTTGACATTTTGGGCACCAAACATTAACATATTTAGGGACCCAAGGTGGGGAAGAGGGCAAGAGACACCTGGTGAGGATCCTTTGGTTACTGGGAAATATGCAGTGTCATATGTGAGAGGGATACAAGGGGACTCTTTTGAAGGTGGGAAACTTGGTGAAAATCTTCAAGCTTCAGCTTGCTGTAAGCATTTTACTGCTTATGATTTGGATAATTGGAAAGGAGTAACTCGATATGTCTTCAATGCAAAT GTCAGTTTACAGGATTTAGCAGATACATATCAGCCACCATTCCATAGTTGTATAGAAGAAGGGCAAGCTAGTGGGGTAATGTGTGCTTACAATCGTGTTAATGGAGTCCCCAACTGTGCTGATTACAATCTATTATCGAAAACAGCCCGAGGCCAATGGGGCTTCAATGG ATATATCACTGCAGACTGTGATGCTGTCGCCACCATCTATGAACAACAAGGATATGTTAAAGTACCAGAAGATGCTGCTGCAGATGTTCTTAAAGCTG GAATGGATGTTGATTGTGGTTCATATTTGTTGAAATACACCAAATCAGCCGTTGAAAAACGAAAATTGTCTTTGTCTGAAATCGATAGAGCCCTGTACAACCTTTTCTCTATCAGAATGAGACTGGGGCTTTTCAATGGTAATCCAGTTAAGCAGCCTTTCGGTAACATTGGTTTGGATCAAATTTGTTCCCAAGAGCATCAAAATCTTGCCCTCGAGGCTGCTCGCAACGGCATTGTCCTTCTGAAGAACGCCAAAAAACTCCTTCCGCTTTCGAAAACCGAAACAACTTCCCTTGCAGTAATAGGCCCCAATGCCGATTCCGAACAAACACTTCTTGGAAATTATGCAGGCCCTCCTTGCAAAACTATTACACCATTGAAAGGGTTGCAAAGTTATGTTAAAGATACCAGGTTTCACCAAGGTTGTAGTGCAGTTAATTGTTCTTCTGCATTCACTGATCAAGCAATGAATGTAGCGACCGGAGCAGACCGTGTTGTTTTAGTAATGGGATTGGATCAAACCCAAGAAAGGGAAAAATTCGATCGAGTAGACTTGGTTCTTCCGCCGAAGCAACAGAACTTGATATCAGCCATTGCAAGAGCTGATAAGAATCCAATTATTTTGGTGCTTCTTTCTGGAGGTCCAGTAGATATATCGTTTGCCAAAAATGATCCCCACATTGGAAGCATTCTATGGGCTGCTTATCCAGGTGAAGCCGGTGGTCGTGCATTAGCAGAAATTATATTTGGTGATCACAACCCTG GAGGGAGGTTACCAGTTACTTGGTATCCGCAAAGTTACACTAATATACCGATGACTGATATGAGAATGCGTCCTGAACCATCTTTCGGATATCCTGGACGCACATACAGATTCTACCAAGGACCGAAGGTTTTTGAATTCGGTTATGGCCTCAGCTACTCAAATTATACTTACGAATTTCTCCCTGTAAAACGAAACAAGGTCTATTTGCACAATCAGGTAAGTTCTCACGTGGTTGGGAACTCAAATCCTCCCGGATATATACCTGTTTCAAAGATAGGAACTGAAGTTTGTGATAAGATAAAGCACCAAGTCACAGTTAGAGTTGAAAACAACGGCGAGATGGCCGGTAAGCATTCCCTGTTGCTATTTGTGAGGCCGGCAAACATAAGTAATATGAGGCCAGTGAAGCAATTGGTTGCATTTCAGAGTGTTAATTTGAAAGCAGGGGAAAGAGCTGAGATTGAACTTGAGTTGAGGCCATGTGAGCATCTTAGCTTAGCCAATGAAGATGGTACAATGGTGATAGAAGAAGGGTCTTATTTCTTGAGCATTGGAGACAAAGAAATAGAGATTCAAGCTGTTAAATGA